One Perca flavescens isolate YP-PL-M2 chromosome 14, PFLA_1.0, whole genome shotgun sequence genomic window carries:
- the tent4a gene encoding terminal nucleotidyltransferase 4A, with product MDPRVAWIQPEQKGPANALWMHVWETSQGVRTLSVQHQLHNQNHNQCVNYAALDVLKNVATAVASSKSICSSTGNVAASLSSGSSHHSIMNGTTSINGAAISSLGIALSNGNVCSSFATTNAAEPGKGRPLPQKTGSVSSSSSQESGADSPPSSCSLERTMGSNETGNINKNVGGANLLFSVRDSMDNNVNLYHRLPTSQEQPAFNFPQVCGRRHQVHPSVPVNQTHNHHPGRRKSDNKASTYGMNYLLSNCTNGNYASTWTPWKTRKYNPGLLGLHEEVMDFYNFMSPRPEEAAMRKEVVDRIERIIKELWPTADVQIFGSFSTGLYLPTSDIDLVVFGKWERPPLQELEQALRKHNVAEPFSIKVLDKATVPIIKLTDQETEVKVDISFNVETGVRAASFIKDYVKMYPVLPYLIFVLKQFLLQRDLNEVFTGGISSYSLILMVISFLQLHPRIDARNPNENLGILLIEFFELYGRHFNYSKTGIRIKNGGAYIAKEKIPKAMITGYSPVLLYIEDPLLPGNDVGRGSYGAFQVKQVFDYAYTVLSHAVSPLALSYPNKDSESTMGRIIRLTQEVIDYREWIIKKWGGRDLARTDNRVSPPKEPVSSEQEPCVLGGGVGSEEQQRDSVSPHSADSPMSISSPQQHSSASSVSSLSGSDNDSDSTLPCQVLPPALPQYTSIPPLGLALPPGLSMGTGKPCMGGHHILLPPGSQARVSLPGGLAIHSIPGRQVCIDTGLPPFFHMPPPAHAHAPA from the exons ATGGATCCGAGGGTAGCTTGGATTCAGCCCGAACAGAAAGGACCTGCGAACGCCTTATGGATGCACGTCTGGGAGACCTCTCAGGGAGTACGGACACTCTCCGTTCAGCACCAGCTTCACAATCAAAACCACAACCAGTGCGTGAATTATGCTGCGTtggatgttttaaaaaatgtggcGACCGCGGTGGCATCGAGCAAGAGCATTTGCAGCAGCACCGGTAACGTTGCTGCCAGTTTAAGCAGCGGCAGCAGCCATCACAGCATCATGAACGGCACTACTAGTATTAACGGCGCTGCGATTTCCTCGCTGGGGATAGCGCTGTCCAACGGGAACGTGTGTAGCTCCTTCGCCACGACGAACGCCGCTGAACCAGGTAAGGGCAGACCCCTGCCCCAGAAGACGGGATCTGTCTCTTCGTCCTCTTCACAGGAATCCGGGGCGGACAGCCCCCCTTCCAGCTGCTCACTAGAGAGGACTATGGGTAGCAATGAAACGGGCAACATTAACAAAAACGTCGGGGGTGCCAATCTGCTATTTAGCGTGAGGGACAGCATGGACAATAATGTCAACCTCTACCACCGTCTACCAACGTCACAGGAGCAACCGGCTTTTAATTTCCCGCAGGTTTGCGGGAGGCGCCACCAGGTTCACCCCTCTGTACCTGTaaatcagacacacaatcaccATCCAGGCCGAaggaaaagtgacaacaaaGCAAGCACTTATGGGATGAACTACTTGCTTTCAAACTGCACTAATGGCAATTATGCGAGCACTTGGACGCCCTGGAAGACGAGGAAGTACAACCCTGGGCTCCTCGG ACTCCACGAGGAGGTGATGGACTTCTACAACTTCATGTCTCCTCGGCCGGAGGAAGCCGCTATGAGGAAGGAGGTGGTGGACCGGATAGAGAGGATCATCAAGGAGCTGTGGCCCACTGCAGAt GTCCAAATATTTGGCAGCTTCAGCACAGGGCTGTACCTTCCAACAAG tgACATTGACCTGGTGGTGTTTGGGAAGTGGGAGCGCCCGCCACTGCAAGAACTGGAACAAGCTCTTCGCAAGCATAACGTGGCAGAACCTTTTTCCATTAAAGTGCTGGACAAGGCTACA GTGCCAATCATCAAGCTGACAGACCAGGAGACCGAGGTGAAGGTGGACATCAGTTTCAATGTGGAGACTGGAGTCAGGGCGGCAAGCTTCATTAAAGATTATGTTAAG ATGTATCCAGTGCTGCCTTATCTGATCTTCGTACTGAAGCAGTTTCTGCTGCAGAGAGATCTAAACGAAGTCTTCACTGGGGGAATCAGCTCTTACAGCCTCATCCTCATGGTCATCAGCTTCCTACAG CTCCATCCTCGTATCGATGCCCGAAACCCCAATGAGAATTTGGGCATTTTGCTGATTGAGTTCTTTGAGTTATATGGCCGCCATTTCAACTACTCGAAAACAGGGATTCGCATCAAAAATGGAGGCGCATACATAGCCAAAGAGAAGATCCCGAAGGCCATGATAACTGGATACAGTCCAGTCTTGCTCTACATAGAGGACCCACTGctcccag GTAATGATGTGGGGAGGGGTTCCTATGGTGCCTTTCAAGTCAAGCAGGTGTTTGACTACGCCTACACTGTCTTGAGTCACGCCGTGTCCCCACTTGCACTGTCGTATCCCAACAAAGACTCTGAAAG CACCATGGGCAGGATAATTAGGTTGACCCAGGAAGTGATCGACTACAGGGAATGGATCATCAAGAAGTGGGGGGGCAGGGATCTGGCGCGAACTGACAACAGAG TTTCACCTCCCAAGGAGCCGGTGTCGTCGGAGCAGGAGCCTTGCGTGCTCGGTGGTGGTGTCGGATCGGAGGAGCAGCAAAGGGACTCTGTGTCGCCCCACAGCGCAGACTCCCCCATGTCCATCTCCAGCCCCCAGCAGCACTCTTCAgcctcctctgtctcctcacTGTCTGGATCAGACAAC GACTCTGATTCAACGCTGCCGTGTCAAGTCCTTCCACCTGCCTTGCCACAATACACGTCTATCCCACCCCTGGGCCTAGCTTTGCCACCAGGCCTCAGCATGGGCACCGGCAAGCCCTGCATGGGAGGACACCATATCCTCTTGCCTCCAGGCTCACAG GCTCGCGTCTCACTGCCCGGTGGTCTAGCAATTCACTCCATACCTGGCAGACAGGTGTGTATAGACACCGGGCTCCCCCCCTTCTTCCACATGCCCCCCCCAGCCCATGCTCATGCCCCTGCC
- the srd5a1 gene encoding 3-oxo-5-alpha-steroid 4-dehydrogenase 1: MDALLSRLFSSEEEELYMLDCMAYSMVFMAACTFVTLLFENVPYGRYATSKYGFPVNVRLAWFVQELPAFLVPLCLVVWTSSAKTSLLPNQLLIGMYFCHYVQRSLIYPFLIRGGKPTPFASFVLAIVFCIYNGYMQIRYLSHYAEYPAYWVTHPCFIAGSVLWLVGWLVNVHSDHILRNLRKPGETGYKIPTGGMFEYVSGANFLGEITEWAGFALASHSVHSSAFAIFTTVVLASRAVAHHKWYLAKFEDYPKSRKALIPFLL, from the exons ATGGACGCACTCCTTTCCAGGCTCTTCTCCTCGGAAGAAGAGGAACTGTACATGTTGGACTGCATGGCTTACTCAATGGTTTTCATGGCAGCCTGCACTTTCGTTACTTTGCTTTTCGAAAATGTCCCATACGGACGATATGCAACCAGCAAATATGGATTTCCGGTTAATGTCAGGCTTGCTTGGTTCGTTCAGGAGCTGCCTGCGTTCCTGGTGCCTTTGTGTCTGGTAGTTTGGACATCCTCTGCGAAAACCTCTCTGCTGCCCAACCAGCTGCTCATTGGCATGTATTTCTGCCACTATGTTCAGAG ATCCCTTATTTATCCATTTTTAATCCGAGGAGGTAAACCAACACCATTCGCCTCATTTGTCCTGGCCATTGTTTTCTGCATCTATAATGGCTACATGCAGATCAGGTACCTGAGCCATTATGCTGAGTACCCTGCATATTGGGTTACACATCCATGCTTCATCGCAG GGTCCGTGCTGTGGTTGGTCGGGTGGCTGGTGAATGTGCACTCTGACCACATCCTGAGGAACCTGAGAAAGCCCGGAGAGACTGGTTACAAGATTCCCACAG GTGGAATGTTTGAATATGTGTCTGGAGCCAACTTCTTAGGTGAGATAACCGAGTGGGCTGGCTTCGCTCTGGCTAGCCACTCTGTTCACAGTTCAGCTTTTGCCATCTTTACCACAGTGGTCCTCGCCAGCAGGGCTGTGGCCCACCACAA ATGGTACCTCGCCAAGTTCGAAGACTACCCTAAAAGTAGGAAGGCCCTGATTCCCTTTCTGCTCTAA